One Acetobacter ghanensis DNA window includes the following coding sequences:
- the dnaG gene encoding DNA primase, with protein sequence MAIDSNFLDELRARTPITSVIGRRVKLARSGRNWKGCCPFHGEKTPSFYVYDDHFHCFGCGVHGDVISFVMQMEGKNFPEAVEELSAAVGMEVPKDSRATREQVAHVRSLEDVLEAAQAVWSAALYRPEGRAGLEYLLGRGLTRETITAFGLGWASAGRGHLVEALAPQGITSEQMAEAGLMRIDEEGRPKGELFWGRVTFPIRDRKGRLVSFGGRILGDGQPKYLNGPETPLFSKRRLLFGLDRARAAVRAPRPKGMVAPDLIVVEGYMDVIALHQAGFTGAVAPLGTALTPEQLEVLWQVDRAPILCFDGDGAGRRAAVKAAETGLPLLAPDHTLRICLLPDGEDPDSLVRQRGAQFVAEFFAEASPLSSVLFDLLVGGVTNPGPEERAALRRRLTDVAALIPDKALASEYRATLLDRFFATFRSKGKGRQKGGSPSFAAPGAVQDTHTVDMDHVRELQRLMLLLLVDHPQLVAEVEEALCRLDLPVDFAPLRGVLLDLSADGQLPATGDDLRTWLGEHGQEATLAPLMRVDGTGLSHGDVETVAARTRWWHFYGLLYRDQFVREVTDDVARFFSEKTGDTGQWQRLQARLEAMERLRRGGLDDADI encoded by the coding sequence ATGGCCATTGATTCCAATTTTTTGGATGAACTGCGGGCGCGTACTCCCATAACGTCCGTTATCGGGCGTAGGGTCAAACTCGCCCGCTCTGGCCGTAACTGGAAGGGGTGCTGCCCGTTTCATGGGGAGAAGACCCCCTCTTTTTACGTGTATGACGATCATTTCCACTGCTTTGGCTGTGGGGTGCATGGAGATGTCATCTCTTTTGTCATGCAGATGGAGGGGAAGAATTTTCCCGAGGCGGTGGAGGAATTATCCGCCGCTGTAGGCATGGAGGTGCCCAAGGATAGCCGTGCCACGCGTGAGCAGGTGGCGCATGTCCGCTCTTTGGAGGACGTGTTGGAGGCCGCACAGGCCGTATGGTCTGCCGCACTTTACAGGCCGGAGGGCCGGGCCGGGCTGGAGTATCTGCTGGGACGGGGACTAACGCGAGAGACCATAACCGCCTTTGGGTTGGGCTGGGCCAGCGCGGGCCGTGGGCATTTGGTTGAAGCCTTGGCGCCGCAGGGTATTACGTCCGAGCAGATGGCCGAAGCCGGGTTGATGCGGATTGATGAGGAGGGGCGGCCCAAAGGGGAGTTGTTCTGGGGGCGCGTGACCTTTCCCATTCGGGACCGCAAGGGGCGTCTGGTCTCTTTTGGTGGGCGTATTCTGGGGGATGGGCAGCCCAAATATCTGAATGGGCCGGAAACGCCGCTTTTTTCCAAGCGGCGGTTGCTGTTCGGGCTAGATCGGGCCCGTGCGGCCGTGCGGGCGCCAAGACCCAAGGGTATGGTGGCCCCGGACCTGATTGTGGTGGAAGGGTATATGGATGTCATAGCCTTGCATCAGGCAGGGTTTACGGGGGCTGTGGCGCCACTGGGTACGGCCCTTACGCCGGAGCAGCTTGAGGTGCTCTGGCAGGTCGATCGTGCACCCATTCTGTGTTTTGATGGGGATGGCGCAGGGCGTCGGGCAGCGGTTAAAGCGGCGGAAACCGGTCTGCCTTTGCTGGCGCCAGACCACACATTGCGGATTTGCCTGCTGCCAGACGGGGAGGACCCGGATAGTCTGGTGCGCCAGCGTGGTGCGCAGTTTGTTGCTGAATTTTTTGCGGAAGCCTCTCCCCTGTCTAGCGTGCTGTTCGATCTGCTGGTCGGAGGTGTGACCAACCCGGGGCCGGAGGAGCGGGCAGCCCTGCGGCGCAGACTGACGGATGTTGCCGCCCTCATTCCGGACAAGGCTCTTGCCTCGGAATATCGTGCAACGCTGTTGGATCGTTTTTTTGCAACGTTCCGCTCAAAGGGAAAAGGGCGGCAGAAGGGAGGTTCTCCCAGTTTTGCTGCGCCGGGCGCTGTGCAGGACACGCACACGGTGGATATGGACCATGTGCGGGAGTTGCAGCGGCTCATGCTGCTCCTGCTGGTGGACCACCCGCAACTGGTGGCAGAAGTGGAAGAAGCCCTGTGCCGCCTTGACTTACCAGTGGATTTTGCGCCATTGCGGGGTGTGCTTCTGGATTTGTCGGCCGATGGTCAGTTGCCCGCAACGGGTGATGACCTGCGAACATGGCTGGGGGAGCACGGACAGGAAGCAACTCTGGCCCCGCTCATGCGTGTTGATGGCACGGGGCTGAGCCACGGGGACGTGGAAACTGTTGCTGCCAGAACACGATGGTGGCATTTTTACGGCTTGTTGTACCGTGACCAGTTTGTGCGTGAGGTGACGGACGATGTGGCCCGTTTTTTTTCGGAAAAAACGGGAGATACCGGCCAGTGGCAAAGATTACAGGCGCGGCTGGAGGCCATGGAGCGCCTGCGCCGTGGCGGTCTGGATGATGCGGATATCTGA
- a CDS encoding GNAT family N-acetyltransferase produces the protein MITDLGFLQPVTRMKVLVTFMRMGHPPATPALALPQGWVLEDDVHLSVTQYRTLHYGVGRNCCWWMRQVLSDKALGRLLATAPIKIGLLRERGLIRGFYELNLTDPQDINLAYFGLLPEAIGQGVGRAFLDGVLRRAWAYGPKTVRVNTCTADHPRALPLYKQMGFEVIRRVEEEWDVPDRLGLDIPAHLRC, from the coding sequence ATGATAACTGATCTAGGTTTTCTTCAGCCTGTTACGCGCATGAAAGTGCTGGTCACTTTCATGCGTATGGGCCACCCACCTGCAACGCCCGCATTGGCTTTGCCGCAAGGGTGGGTGCTTGAAGATGATGTGCATCTTTCCGTTACTCAATATCGTACCCTGCATTACGGCGTTGGCCGGAACTGTTGTTGGTGGATGCGGCAGGTTCTGTCCGACAAGGCGTTGGGGCGGCTGCTGGCAACTGCTCCCATAAAAATTGGCCTGTTGCGGGAGCGGGGACTCATCCGTGGGTTCTATGAACTCAATCTGACTGACCCGCAGGATATTAATCTGGCCTACTTTGGTCTGCTGCCCGAAGCCATAGGGCAGGGTGTCGGCCGGGCTTTTCTGGATGGGGTTTTGCGCCGGGCATGGGCTTATGGCCCCAAAACAGTCCGGGTTAACACCTGTACCGCCGACCATCCCCGCGCTCTGCCCCTGTATAAACAGATGGGGTTTGAGGTTATCCGGCGCGTGGAGGAGGAATGGGATGTGCCAGACCGCCTTGGTCTGGATATTCCGGCACATCTGCGCTGCTAA
- the rpsF gene encoding 30S ribosomal protein S6 has translation MPLYESVLIARNDISQQQVDAILDGIAAQIEADGGAVRKREYWGLRSLAYRIKKNRKGHYALLGLEVRSELLKEIERQLSLNEDILRLLTLRVDEIDEAPSPVLSRKGDDRGERGFRGGAKPSGGRFESGRGGRRGGDDRPAEQSENAAE, from the coding sequence ATGCCACTTTATGAAAGCGTGCTTATTGCACGTAATGATATTTCTCAGCAGCAGGTGGACGCGATTCTGGACGGTATTGCCGCTCAGATCGAAGCAGACGGCGGTGCCGTTCGCAAGCGCGAATACTGGGGCCTGCGTAGCCTCGCTTACCGCATCAAAAAGAACCGCAAGGGCCACTACGCCCTTCTGGGTCTGGAAGTGCGTTCCGAGCTGCTTAAGGAAATTGAACGCCAGCTTTCCCTCAATGAAGACATCCTGCGTCTGCTGACGCTGCGGGTGGATGAAATTGACGAAGCTCCGTCCCCCGTTCTGTCCCGCAAGGGTGATGATCGCGGCGAACGCGGCTTCCGTGGTGGCGCCAAGCCGTCCGGTGGTCGCTTTGAAAGCGGTCGCGGTGGCCGTCGCGGTGGCGACGACCGGCCTGCTGAACAGTCCGAAAACGCAGCGGAGTAA
- the rpoD gene encoding RNA polymerase sigma factor RpoD, producing the protein MATKTASTNAAQEQDGDANLLDTQSSAVKKLIAKGRERGCITFDELNAVLPQDKMSSEQIEDIMAVLSEMGIQVVENEESEEGEAQKPVEEDEESDEDEPEAEADAESPAAGNVNESAGRTDDPVRMYLREMGTVELLSREGEIAIAKRIEAGRDEMIGGLCESPLTFRAIISWHEKIRNNEMLLRDIVDLEAMQSGGPMEEGAEGGEGFADSEAETEEAEEPDTESEGDIEGEGSGLSLSALEEKLKPEILAHFAEIEPLYEALRKLQVQRIEALTSGEDVDGAFEENYIALRDQLVSKVEQVHLHNNRIEDLVAQLKQMFQRLNMLEGRMLRLAESCRVSRDDFLLKYRGRELDPGWMDMASALPGRSWKNFVAKHAATVIDLRNNVAGLAQETGLPIGEFRRVYATVARGERDSARAKKEMIEANLRLVISIAKKYTNRGLQFLDLIQEGNIGLMKAVDKFEYRRGYKFSTYATWWIRQAITRSIADQARTIRIPVHMIETINKLVRTSRQMLHEIGREPAPEELAEKLGMPLEKVRKVLKIAKEPISLETPIGDEEDSHLGDFIEDKSAVIPLDAAIQTNLREATTRVLASLTPREERVLRMRFGIGMNTDHTLEEVGQQFNVTRERIRQIEAKALRKLKHPSRSRKLRSFLDDN; encoded by the coding sequence ATGGCGACAAAAACGGCATCAACGAACGCAGCGCAGGAACAGGATGGTGATGCCAACCTGTTGGATACTCAGTCATCCGCGGTCAAAAAGCTGATCGCAAAGGGGCGCGAGCGCGGATGCATCACGTTTGATGAGCTGAATGCCGTTCTGCCGCAGGATAAAATGTCCTCCGAACAGATCGAGGACATTATGGCCGTCCTGTCCGAAATGGGCATCCAGGTTGTTGAAAACGAAGAGAGCGAAGAAGGCGAAGCTCAGAAACCCGTCGAAGAAGACGAAGAATCGGACGAGGACGAGCCCGAAGCCGAAGCTGACGCCGAAAGCCCTGCCGCAGGGAATGTGAACGAAAGTGCCGGTCGTACGGATGACCCGGTTCGCATGTATCTGCGCGAAATGGGGACCGTCGAACTGCTTTCCCGCGAGGGCGAAATTGCCATTGCGAAGCGGATCGAGGCTGGCCGGGACGAAATGATCGGCGGCCTGTGCGAAAGCCCGCTGACCTTCCGCGCCATTATCTCGTGGCACGAAAAGATCCGTAACAATGAAATGCTGCTGCGTGACATTGTGGACCTTGAAGCCATGCAGAGTGGCGGCCCGATGGAAGAAGGGGCTGAAGGCGGTGAAGGCTTTGCCGACTCTGAAGCCGAAACCGAAGAGGCGGAAGAGCCGGATACCGAATCCGAAGGCGATATTGAGGGCGAAGGCAGTGGCCTTTCCCTTTCTGCGCTGGAAGAAAAACTGAAGCCGGAAATTCTCGCGCATTTTGCTGAAATCGAACCGCTGTATGAAGCCCTGCGTAAATTGCAGGTCCAGCGCATTGAAGCCCTGACTTCGGGCGAAGATGTGGATGGTGCGTTCGAGGAAAATTATATCGCGCTGCGTGACCAGTTGGTGAGCAAGGTTGAGCAGGTTCACCTGCACAACAACCGGATTGAAGATCTGGTGGCTCAGCTCAAGCAGATGTTCCAGCGGTTGAACATGCTGGAAGGGCGTATGCTCCGTCTGGCGGAAAGCTGCCGCGTCTCCCGTGATGACTTCCTGCTGAAATACCGTGGTCGCGAGCTGGATCCGGGCTGGATGGACATGGCTTCCGCCCTGCCGGGACGGTCCTGGAAGAATTTTGTGGCCAAGCATGCCGCAACTGTTATTGACCTGCGGAACAATGTGGCCGGTCTGGCGCAGGAAACCGGGCTGCCAATTGGTGAATTCCGGCGTGTTTATGCGACGGTCGCCCGTGGTGAGCGGGACTCTGCGCGCGCCAAGAAGGAAATGATTGAGGCCAACCTGCGGCTGGTTATTTCCATTGCCAAAAAGTACACCAACCGCGGCCTCCAGTTCCTTGACCTGATTCAGGAAGGCAACATTGGCCTGATGAAGGCGGTGGACAAATTTGAATACCGCCGTGGCTACAAGTTCTCCACTTACGCCACATGGTGGATCCGGCAGGCCATTACGCGCTCCATCGCCGATCAGGCCCGCACCATTCGTATTCCGGTGCATATGATCGAGACCATCAACAAGCTGGTTCGCACCTCGCGCCAGATGTTGCATGAGATTGGTCGGGAACCTGCACCGGAAGAGCTGGCCGAGAAGCTTGGTATGCCGCTTGAAAAAGTGCGCAAGGTGCTCAAGATCGCCAAGGAGCCGATTTCTCTCGAAACCCCAATCGGGGATGAGGAAGACAGCCATCTTGGTGACTTTATCGAAGATAAGTCAGCGGTTATCCCCTTGGATGCCGCTATTCAGACCAATCTGCGTGAAGCCACAACGCGTGTTCTGGCGTCTCTGACGCCGCGTGAAGAGCGCGTTCTGCGTATGCGCTTTGGTATTGGTATGAATACCGACCATACGCTGGAAGAGGTGGGGCAGCAGTTCAATGTGACCCGCGAGCGTATTCGTCAGATTGAGGCCAAGGCGCTGCGTAAGCTCAAGCACCCCAGCCGTAGCCGCAAGCTGCGTTCCTTCCTGGATGATAACTGA
- the rplI gene encoding 50S ribosomal protein L9, with amino-acid sequence MAATEVILLQRVAHLGQMGDAVKVRPGYARNYLLPQGMAIRANEANRARFDRERAQLEAQNIKNREEAERLSERMEGLAVVLIRQAGDSGSLYGSVSTRDVAQSVSEAGFTISRQQVSLAHPIKSLGLYEVKVALHPEVVVSVIVNVARSQEEAERQARGEATSVEEEATLAGDEAFVEGEIVADAEDAETQDATA; translated from the coding sequence ATGGCTGCTACAGAAGTAATCCTGCTCCAGCGCGTTGCGCATCTGGGGCAGATGGGTGACGCGGTTAAGGTTCGTCCGGGTTATGCCCGTAACTACCTGCTGCCGCAGGGTATGGCTATTCGTGCGAACGAAGCCAACCGTGCCCGTTTTGACCGCGAACGGGCTCAGCTCGAAGCGCAGAACATCAAGAATCGTGAAGAAGCAGAACGTCTGTCCGAACGGATGGAAGGTCTGGCTGTTGTCCTGATCCGTCAGGCTGGTGACAGCGGCAGCCTGTATGGCTCCGTGAGCACCCGCGATGTTGCGCAGTCCGTGTCGGAAGCTGGGTTCACCATCTCCCGCCAGCAGGTCTCCCTTGCACACCCCATCAAGTCTCTGGGGCTGTACGAAGTTAAGGTTGCCCTGCACCCGGAAGTGGTGGTGTCTGTTATCGTTAACGTTGCCCGTTCGCAGGAAGAAGCTGAACGTCAGGCACGTGGCGAAGCGACCTCCGTGGAAGAAGAAGCAACTCTGGCTGGCGACGAAGCTTTCGTTGAAGGCGAAATTGTTGCTGACGCAGAAGATGCCGAAACTCAGGACGCAACTGCCTGA
- a CDS encoding peptidylprolyl isomerase, giving the protein MRLRSLTLACCSLTALTLPVCVAPPAVQAATHHRAAPAAKTPAAPAQPEPDDMIIAVVNSIPLTKRDVDNRGKLFALSTGLPVSDDLMARLRPQIIRQMIDEKLRTQEILSRHINIAPEQIAAAIGNIEKRNGMPEGTLRSHLAQDGVSLTTLIDQLRVQIGWIQVLRQELGPRSRVSAGDIAQRQAALKREEGRTEYEISEIFVKVDDPRHAEEELAFTNTVIEELRKGAPFPIVAAQFSQSQTALDGGSMGWVQEDELDPSVVDIVRQMPVGVGAVSNPITVPGGFLIVTLNGKRIIGKEMGHMINIRQAFLPFETPLDPQHVTPQQEAALQKAMQVIQSTHNCEAMEAVNKAEGEKRPSDPGELPLERLNPQMQAVLAELPIGQVSRPMVSRDGIDLLMVCSKTEKNFSNRSPSEIADQLMNERVEQAARQLDSDLHRRAMIDLHVKLKGA; this is encoded by the coding sequence ATGCGTCTGCGCTCCTTAACATTGGCTTGTTGTTCTCTTACTGCGCTGACCCTCCCGGTCTGTGTGGCTCCTCCCGCCGTGCAGGCGGCGACCCACCACCGTGCCGCCCCCGCCGCCAAAACACCGGCGGCCCCAGCGCAGCCAGAACCGGATGATATGATCATTGCGGTTGTAAACAGCATTCCACTGACCAAAAGAGACGTGGACAACCGTGGCAAACTCTTTGCGCTCTCAACGGGCCTACCTGTATCCGATGATCTGATGGCCCGCCTGCGTCCGCAGATTATCCGCCAGATGATTGATGAAAAACTGCGCACGCAGGAAATCCTGAGCCGCCACATCAACATCGCCCCCGAGCAGATAGCCGCCGCCATTGGGAATATTGAAAAACGCAACGGTATGCCCGAAGGCACCCTGCGCAGCCACCTTGCGCAGGACGGCGTTTCTCTCACCACGCTCATCGACCAGTTGCGCGTGCAGATCGGCTGGATTCAGGTTCTGCGGCAGGAGCTGGGACCACGCTCGCGCGTTTCCGCTGGTGATATTGCCCAGCGTCAGGCCGCCCTGAAGCGTGAAGAAGGCCGCACCGAGTACGAAATTAGCGAAATTTTCGTCAAGGTAGACGACCCCCGCCATGCGGAAGAAGAACTGGCCTTTACCAACACGGTTATTGAGGAACTCCGCAAAGGGGCCCCCTTCCCCATTGTTGCGGCGCAGTTCTCCCAAAGTCAGACTGCACTGGATGGCGGCTCCATGGGCTGGGTGCAGGAGGATGAACTGGACCCAAGCGTGGTCGATATTGTCCGGCAGATGCCTGTGGGCGTTGGCGCTGTTTCCAACCCCATTACCGTCCCCGGTGGGTTCCTTATTGTCACATTGAATGGCAAGCGGATCATCGGTAAGGAAATGGGCCACATGATTAACATTCGGCAGGCCTTCCTGCCGTTTGAAACACCATTGGACCCCCAGCACGTCACGCCGCAGCAGGAGGCCGCCCTGCAGAAGGCCATGCAGGTCATTCAGTCCACCCATAATTGCGAAGCCATGGAAGCGGTGAATAAAGCAGAAGGGGAAAAACGCCCCTCTGATCCGGGTGAACTGCCGCTTGAACGCCTGAACCCTCAGATGCAGGCTGTTCTGGCTGAATTGCCTATTGGTCAGGTTTCCCGCCCCATGGTCTCGCGCGACGGGATTGATCTGCTTATGGTCTGCTCCAAAACGGAGAAGAACTTTTCCAACCGCTCCCCCAGCGAAATTGCAGATCAGTTAATGAACGAACGCGTGGAGCAGGCAGCCCGCCAGTTGGATAGCGACCTGCACCGCCGCGCCATGATTGACCTGCACGTAAAACTGAAAGGGGCATAA
- a CDS encoding SAM-dependent methyltransferase: MKRLLDPILRHFVESGSLRVMWPDGTTTAYRGTKPGPQAGVHLKNTAAVRSLVFNPGLAFGEAYMNGLLEPLDCTLYDLLDLLMLNAMNPSGHVTEQLSAALRYVRRGWIQFNSASRSRQNVAHHYDLGNSLYALFLDKDWQYSCAYFRTGQETLDEAQEAKKHHIASKLKLDQPGLEVLDIGCGWGGMALTLAKDYGAVVTGITLSEEQLSFARKRAQDAGLEDRVRFELLDYRHLQRKFDRIVSVGMFEHVGVGHYKTFFETLRKSLKEDGIALLHSIGRSDEPGTTNPWMNKYIFPGGYSPALSEVFSAVQQTGLWVTDCEILRLHYARTIAIWRERFEAKRADAVAMYDERFARMFEFYLTAAELAFRVQGHMNFQLQLSPSISAVPYTRDYMVDAERAKTSSC, from the coding sequence ATGAAACGCCTTCTAGACCCGATCTTACGGCATTTTGTGGAATCCGGTTCCCTGCGTGTGATGTGGCCGGATGGCACAACCACCGCCTACAGGGGTACAAAGCCCGGCCCGCAGGCAGGCGTGCATTTAAAAAACACGGCAGCCGTCCGCTCTCTGGTTTTTAATCCGGGGCTTGCTTTTGGCGAGGCCTACATGAACGGCTTGCTGGAGCCGCTGGATTGTACGCTCTACGATCTGCTGGATCTGCTGATGCTGAACGCCATGAACCCCTCTGGGCATGTGACTGAGCAGCTTTCTGCAGCATTGCGCTATGTGCGGCGTGGCTGGATTCAGTTCAACTCGGCGTCTCGTTCCCGGCAAAATGTGGCCCACCATTATGATCTGGGTAACAGCCTGTACGCATTGTTCCTGGATAAGGACTGGCAATATTCCTGCGCCTATTTCCGCACCGGGCAGGAAACTCTGGACGAGGCGCAGGAAGCCAAGAAGCACCATATTGCCTCCAAACTCAAACTCGACCAGCCGGGGCTGGAAGTGCTGGATATTGGCTGCGGTTGGGGAGGGATGGCGCTGACACTGGCCAAAGATTATGGCGCAGTTGTAACCGGCATTACCCTCTCGGAAGAGCAGTTGTCTTTTGCACGCAAGCGGGCACAGGATGCGGGGCTGGAAGATCGTGTTCGTTTTGAACTGCTGGATTATCGCCATTTGCAGCGTAAGTTCGACCGGATTGTTTCGGTCGGCATGTTCGAACATGTTGGCGTCGGACACTACAAGACGTTTTTTGAGACCCTTCGCAAAAGTCTGAAAGAAGATGGCATAGCCCTGCTGCACTCCATTGGCCGAAGCGATGAGCCGGGTACGACCAACCCGTGGATGAACAAATACATCTTCCCCGGTGGGTACTCCCCCGCGCTGAGCGAAGTGTTTTCTGCCGTTCAGCAAACCGGTCTATGGGTGACGGATTGTGAGATCCTGCGCCTGCATTACGCCAGAACAATCGCGATCTGGCGTGAGCGGTTTGAGGCCAAACGTGCGGACGCCGTGGCGATGTATGATGAACGCTTTGCCAGAATGTTTGAATTCTATCTGACGGCGGCGGAACTGGCCTTCCGCGTGCAAGGGCACATGAACTTCCAGTTGCAGCTTTCGCCTTCCATCAGTGCTGTGCCTTATACGCGTGATTACATGGTGGATGCAGAACGCGCCAAAACGTCTAGCTGCTAA
- the rsmA gene encoding 16S rRNA (adenine(1518)-N(6)/adenine(1519)-N(6))-dimethyltransferase RsmA, with amino-acid sequence MESLRDVIRRHELDARKALGQHFLLDPGITDHIAALAGSLLGKHVVEVGPGPGGLTRSLLAAGANTVTAVELDTRAVAVIQELAQFYPDRLRVVEADALKRDLTTLCPAPRQVVANLPYNVATPLLIGWLRQGRAWERLTLMFQLEVAERICAAPDSAHYGRLAVLSQWCADCAVVMKLPPGAFTPPPAVWSAVASITPHANQPSPALFKAMERVTAAAFGQRRKMLRGSLKSLNGEKLLAAADIDGTRRAETLTIAEFDRLANAHLALSS; translated from the coding sequence TTGGAAAGCCTGCGCGACGTTATTCGCCGGCACGAGTTGGATGCCCGCAAGGCTCTTGGCCAGCACTTCCTGCTAGATCCGGGCATTACTGACCATATTGCGGCCCTTGCTGGCTCCCTGCTTGGCAAGCATGTAGTGGAAGTCGGTCCGGGTCCGGGGGGACTCACACGCTCTTTGCTCGCTGCCGGTGCCAACACGGTTACGGCTGTGGAACTGGATACGCGCGCCGTGGCGGTTATTCAGGAGCTCGCCCAGTTTTACCCTGATCGGTTACGCGTGGTTGAGGCAGACGCCCTCAAGCGTGACCTGACAACACTATGCCCTGCCCCACGGCAGGTCGTTGCCAATCTGCCTTACAATGTTGCCACGCCCTTGCTCATAGGCTGGCTACGGCAAGGCCGAGCATGGGAACGACTGACCCTTATGTTCCAGCTTGAGGTGGCCGAACGCATTTGCGCAGCCCCGGATAGCGCACATTATGGTCGTCTGGCCGTGTTAAGCCAATGGTGCGCAGATTGCGCCGTTGTCATGAAGTTGCCGCCGGGGGCTTTTACCCCGCCGCCTGCCGTCTGGTCTGCTGTAGCCAGCATTACCCCCCATGCCAACCAGCCTTCCCCGGCTTTGTTCAAAGCCATGGAACGCGTCACGGCAGCAGCATTTGGGCAGCGCCGCAAAATGCTGCGTGGCTCTCTAAAAAGCCTGAATGGTGAAAAGCTGCTGGCCGCAGCCGATATTGACGGCACCCGCCGTGCCGAAACCCTGACCATTGCAGAGTTCGACCGGCTTGCAAACGCACATCTGGCCCTTAGCAGCTAG
- the rpsR gene encoding 30S ribosomal protein S18, which translates to MSETTEINPAARRPAVGARRPFYRRRKSCPFSGPNAPKIDYKDVRLLSRFLSERGKIVPSRITAVSAKKQRELAQAIKRARFLALLPYVVS; encoded by the coding sequence ATGTCTGAAACCACAGAAATCAATCCCGCCGCCCGTCGTCCGGCTGTTGGCGCTCGTCGTCCGTTCTACCGTCGTCGCAAGTCCTGCCCGTTCTCCGGCCCCAACGCGCCGAAGATCGACTACAAGGACGTGCGTCTTCTCAGCCGTTTCCTTTCCGAACGTGGAAAGATCGTGCCGAGCCGTATTACGGCGGTTTCCGCAAAAAAGCAGCGTGAACTGGCACAGGCTATCAAGCGTGCCCGCTTCCTGGCTCTGCTTCCTTACGTTGTAAGCTGA